In a genomic window of Corynebacterium lizhenjunii:
- a CDS encoding DUF3710 domain-containing protein, with the protein MAVWPFSKRKDDAADAQSADAPATSSTHSLPGELGQDPDLHTGLNQGPAQETTEGVAVFSTPHDPVDGEIGPFDGDVVNIETFDFSDFSLGLLDLGSMKIPLPKESQVQVEMGPEGPKMLHIVTRVGRVTPVAFAAPRNGGQWVGAAQDLIKGMEGDGLRTRVEEGPWGTEIVGANDNGVIRIIGIEGPRWMLRMTLAAPAGMEDDLAALGREIASRTFVYRGEAPILAGNSLPVVMPAALVEQVTQAMEERKAQEQAQREAAQLSDTTRAAAAETMDAVHEQPDSEQRN; encoded by the coding sequence ATGGCTGTTTGGCCCTTTTCCAAGCGCAAAGACGACGCTGCAGATGCTCAGTCTGCCGATGCCCCCGCTACCTCCAGCACCCACAGCCTGCCGGGGGAGCTAGGGCAAGACCCGGATCTGCACACGGGCCTTAACCAGGGTCCTGCCCAAGAGACTACCGAGGGCGTGGCAGTTTTTAGCACGCCTCATGACCCGGTGGATGGAGAAATCGGTCCCTTTGATGGGGACGTGGTCAACATCGAGACCTTCGATTTCAGTGATTTTTCGCTGGGCCTGCTCGACCTGGGTTCGATGAAGATTCCGCTGCCGAAGGAGTCCCAGGTTCAGGTGGAGATGGGCCCGGAGGGTCCCAAGATGCTCCACATTGTTACACGGGTTGGGCGGGTAACCCCCGTGGCTTTTGCGGCCCCGCGTAACGGTGGCCAGTGGGTAGGAGCTGCCCAGGACTTGATCAAGGGCATGGAAGGCGACGGCCTGCGCACGCGCGTAGAGGAAGGTCCGTGGGGCACCGAAATCGTGGGTGCCAATGACAATGGTGTCATTCGTATTATCGGTATCGAAGGCCCGCGGTGGATGCTGCGCATGACCTTAGCCGCGCCCGCAGGCATGGAAGATGACTTGGCTGCGCTGGGCCGCGAGATTGCCTCCCGCACGTTCGTCTACCGCGGCGAGGCCCCCATCTTGGCTGGTAATTCTTTGCCGGTGGTCATGCCTGCTGCGTTGGTAGAGCAGGTTACCCAAGCCATGGAAGAGCGCAAGGCCCAGGAGCAGGCCCAGCGTGAGGCGGCACAACTTTCTGATACCACCCGCGCCGCAGCTGCAGAGACCATGGACGCCGTGCATGAGCAACCCGACAGCGAGCAGAGGAACTAA
- a CDS encoding DUF4193 domain-containing protein has product MATDYDAPRRRVEDEAETDSLEGLKAAENDNNGMDDDGDIVDSFEPPMDDLTGEELNVEVIPRQDNEFTCSSCFLVQSNKRLSHMEGNDAICMDCA; this is encoded by the coding sequence ATGGCTACCGATTATGACGCCCCGCGCCGCCGGGTAGAAGACGAAGCCGAAACTGACTCTCTTGAGGGCCTTAAGGCCGCTGAGAATGACAACAATGGGATGGATGATGACGGCGACATCGTAGATTCCTTTGAGCCGCCAATGGATGATCTCACCGGCGAGGAGCTCAACGTTGAGGTCATCCCGCGCCAGGACAATGAGTTCACGTGCTCTTCGTGTTTCCTAGTGCAGTCCAATAAGCGCCTGTCCCACATGGAAGGCAACGACGCCATTTGCATGGACTGCGCGTAG
- a CDS encoding DUF3093 domain-containing protein, with product MSEQGNNHPQQLYSERHWVPWYFWMNGFFVIVISTATFGLNRPIGWSIGIATVLSVIGVWVLLTWSSTTVRVEQDPDGTRWLLTKGAQLPADVVSRSLAVPESARRNALGPQLDPAAFLVTKGWMKEHVMLVLDDPEDDTPYWIIATKDPRAVLEAFVPEQAAKATATLR from the coding sequence GTGTCTGAGCAAGGGAATAACCATCCGCAACAGCTGTACTCCGAACGCCACTGGGTCCCTTGGTACTTTTGGATGAACGGCTTCTTTGTCATCGTTATTAGTACCGCCACCTTTGGGCTCAACCGCCCCATCGGCTGGTCCATTGGCATCGCCACAGTACTTAGTGTCATTGGGGTGTGGGTGCTGCTGACGTGGTCTAGCACCACCGTGCGCGTAGAGCAAGACCCCGATGGCACCCGCTGGCTGCTGACCAAAGGCGCGCAGTTGCCTGCCGATGTCGTCTCCCGCTCCCTGGCAGTCCCCGAATCCGCCCGCCGCAACGCACTAGGCCCCCAGCTTGACCCGGCTGCCTTCTTGGTCACCAAAGGTTGGATGAAGGAACACGTCATGTTGGTGCTCGATGATCCAGAAGATGACACCCCCTATTGGATCATCGCCACCAAAGATCCCCGCGCAGTCCTGGAGGCCTTCGTGCCAGAGCAAGCCGCCAAGGCGACTGCGACGTTGCGCTAA
- the ppgK gene encoding polyphosphate--glucose phosphotransferase, protein MTKHARTEEPTVAQALGIDIGGSGIKGAIVDVTTGEFVGERHRIATPQPATPQAVAETVAEIVAHFGWTGPVGITVPAVVRHRIVRSAANIDASWIGVDSQQLFGSVLQGVRFSVLNDADAAGLAEVACGDPTAARGPVIFLTLGTGIGSAFLLNGQLFPNTELGHLRVGKHEAEHIASSAVREREGLSYKKWAKQLDKVLAEYTALFNPEAFIIGGGISRKFDKWCGYLDSPVPVVPAQLRNRAGIVGAALAVSQDLHP, encoded by the coding sequence ATGACTAAGCACGCACGCACGGAAGAGCCCACGGTTGCCCAAGCGCTGGGGATAGACATTGGCGGTTCCGGAATTAAAGGCGCCATTGTGGACGTGACCACGGGCGAGTTTGTGGGCGAGCGGCACAGGATTGCCACGCCCCAGCCGGCCACCCCGCAGGCAGTGGCGGAAACTGTAGCTGAGATTGTGGCACATTTCGGCTGGACGGGCCCGGTAGGGATCACGGTTCCCGCCGTGGTGCGCCACCGGATTGTCCGGTCCGCCGCCAACATTGATGCCAGTTGGATTGGCGTGGACTCGCAGCAGCTTTTTGGCAGTGTGCTGCAGGGCGTGCGTTTTAGTGTACTTAACGATGCCGATGCCGCCGGGCTTGCCGAGGTCGCCTGTGGCGACCCCACAGCCGCGCGCGGCCCAGTCATTTTCTTAACCTTGGGCACTGGGATCGGCTCAGCCTTCCTCCTCAACGGCCAACTTTTCCCCAACACGGAGCTAGGGCACTTGCGGGTGGGCAAACACGAGGCGGAACACATCGCTTCTTCTGCGGTCCGGGAGCGAGAGGGCTTGAGTTATAAGAAGTGGGCCAAGCAGCTGGATAAGGTGCTTGCAGAGTACACAGCTCTATTTAACCCAGAGGCCTTCATAATCGGCGGTGGAATTTCGCGCAAATTCGACAAATGGTGCGGCTATCTGGACTCCCCGGTTCCAGTAGTACCTGCGCAACTGCGTAATCGTGCGGGGATTGTGGGTGCTGCTTTGGCAGTTAGCCAGGACCTACATCCATAA
- the dut gene encoding dUTP diphosphatase, which translates to MGPVRIKRLDKAIPVPQRAHRGDAGADLCAAENVTLQPGERALVGTGIAIALPLGTVGLIHPRSGLAAKHGLSIVNTPGTVDADYRGELKVCLINTDPREPIEIKRGMRIAQLVIQRVELVDFEEVEQLDTTVRGADGYGSTGV; encoded by the coding sequence CTGGGTCCGGTGCGCATTAAGCGCCTGGATAAGGCAATCCCGGTACCGCAACGCGCCCACCGGGGTGACGCCGGGGCAGATTTGTGCGCCGCAGAGAATGTGACGCTGCAGCCAGGCGAGCGCGCGCTGGTAGGCACGGGCATTGCCATTGCACTGCCCTTAGGGACGGTGGGGTTGATCCACCCGCGTTCCGGGCTGGCGGCGAAGCATGGCCTGTCCATTGTCAACACCCCTGGGACGGTGGACGCCGACTATCGCGGAGAGTTGAAGGTTTGTCTCATTAACACTGACCCGCGGGAACCTATCGAAATCAAGCGAGGCATGCGCATTGCCCAGCTGGTTATCCAGCGCGTGGAGTTGGTGGACTTTGAAGAAGTAGAGCAGCTGGACACCACCGTGCGCGGCGCAGACGGCTATGGATCCACAGGCGTGTAG
- a CDS encoding inositol monophosphatase family protein, with translation MSTFYTATTPAPVDCPAVLITQLRELALAAARSAGELVSRRRRELLRTSTDGGLQAHHTKTSAVDPVTVVDTESENHIVAFLRQHRPDDGFLGEEGQNTPGRTGVTWVIDPIDGTVNFLYGIGEYAVSVGAVVDGEPVAGAVVNVESGAAYHAGWAQGAAVERGGASHALTPRSQSDLALALVATGFGYQATRREAQARLLAHILPVVRDIRRMGAAALDLCRVAEGTVDAYYEHGVKAWDCAAGTIIAREAGVVVAHPGMEATGGEARMLFAAQPGVAPQLWSLLESLKVAGQLPE, from the coding sequence ATGAGTACTTTCTACACTGCGACCACCCCTGCACCCGTGGACTGCCCTGCGGTGCTCATAACGCAACTGCGGGAGCTAGCGTTAGCAGCTGCGCGCTCCGCGGGGGAATTGGTCTCCCGGCGCCGCCGCGAGCTCTTGCGCACCTCTACCGACGGTGGCCTGCAAGCACACCACACCAAAACCAGTGCCGTTGACCCGGTTACGGTGGTAGATACGGAGTCCGAGAACCACATTGTCGCCTTCTTGCGCCAACATCGCCCCGATGATGGTTTTCTGGGCGAAGAAGGCCAGAACACGCCGGGGAGAACCGGCGTGACGTGGGTTATCGATCCCATTGACGGCACGGTGAACTTCCTTTACGGCATTGGGGAGTATGCGGTCTCCGTCGGCGCGGTTGTGGACGGGGAGCCCGTTGCAGGCGCCGTGGTTAACGTTGAAAGTGGCGCGGCATACCACGCAGGCTGGGCTCAGGGCGCAGCGGTGGAGCGCGGTGGAGCGTCTCATGCCTTGACCCCGCGTTCGCAGTCAGATTTGGCCCTGGCGTTGGTAGCAACTGGCTTTGGGTACCAGGCAACGCGGCGAGAAGCTCAGGCGCGTCTACTGGCCCACATTTTGCCTGTTGTACGCGATATTCGCCGGATGGGTGCGGCGGCCTTAGATTTGTGCCGCGTAGCAGAAGGCACGGTGGATGCCTACTACGAACATGGGGTCAAGGCTTGGGACTGCGCGGCGGGCACGATTATTGCCAGAGAAGCTGGGGTGGTGGTCGCCCACCCGGGGATGGAGGCTACCGGTGGTGAGGCGCGGATGTTATTTGCCGCACAACCAGGGGTTGCGCCACAGCTGTGGTCCCTGCTTGAGAGTCTGAAAGTAGCAGGTCAGCTACCTGAATAG